A DNA window from Gigantopelta aegis isolate Gae_Host chromosome 4, Gae_host_genome, whole genome shotgun sequence contains the following coding sequences:
- the LOC121369805 gene encoding protein TsetseEP-like: protein MGQYVRPELEACNDNATLYSQDAPPEPEARNENVALYSQDVRPELEACNDNATLYSQDAPPEPEARNENVALYSQDVRPEPEACKENVDLYSQDVRPELEACNDNATLYSQDAPPEPEARNENVALYSQDVRPEPEARNEDVALYSQDVRPEPEARNEDVALYSQDVRPEPEARNEDVALYSQDVRPEPEASNEDVVYTHKMSLYTHKMYVPEAGNEDVGLYSQDVRPEPEARNENVALYSQDVRPEPEARNENVALYSQDVRPELL, encoded by the coding sequence ATGTACGTCCTGAACTAGAGGCCTGTAATGACAATGCCACTTTATACTCACAAGATGCACCTCCTGAACCAGAGGCCCGTAATGAGAATGTCGCTTTATACTCACAAGATGTACGTCCTGAACTAGAGGCCTGTAATGACAATGCCACTTTATACTCACAAGATGCACCTCCTGAACCAGAGGCCCGTAATGAGAATGTCGCTTTATACTCACAAGATGTACGTCCTGAACCAGAGGCCTGTAAAGAGAATGTCGATTTATACTCACAAGATGTACGTCCTGAACTAGAGGCCTGTAATGACAATGCCACTTTATACTCACAAGATGCACCTCCTGAACCAGAGGCCCGTAATGAGAATGTCGCTTTATACTCACAAGATGTACGTCCTGAACCAGAGGCCCGTAATGAGGATGTCGCTTTATACTCACAAGATGTACGTCCTGAACCAGAGGCCCGTAATGAGGATGTCGCTTTATACTCACAAGATGTACGTCCTGAACCAGAGGCCCGTAATGAGGATGTCGCTTTATACTCACAAGATGTACGTCCTGAACCAGAGGCCAGTAATGAGGATGTCGTTTATACTCACAAGATGTCGCTTTATACTCACAAGATGTACGTACCAGAGGCCGGTAATGAGGATGTCGGTTTATACTCACAAGATGTACGTCCTGAACCAGAGGCCCGTAATGAGAATGTCGCTTTATACTCACAAGATGTACGTCCTGAACCAGAGGCCCGTAATGAGAATGTCGCTTTATACTCACAAGATGTACGTCCTGAACTCCTGTAA